A stretch of DNA from Microbacterium croceum:
CCGTGTCGCACCGCCTCGTGCGCGAGCAACGAGAAGTCGTAGGAGGCGTTGTAGGCCACCACGGGCACGCCCTGAGCCAGGAGCGAGCGCAGTGCCGCGGTCACTTCGCCGACGACCTCCGCAGCCGGGCGCCCGTGCGCGCGGGCGTGCGTGGTCGTGATGCCGTGGTCGGCGGTCGCGCCCTCCGGGATCGGGATGCCGGGGTCGGCGAGCCAGGAACGTGCGGCGATCTGTCGTCCGCTCGCGTCGAGCACGCCGACGTGTGCGGTCACGACCCGATCCGATGTGACGTCGACCCCCGTGGTCTCGAGATCGAAGACGCCGACACGTGTGAGCCAGGCGGGGAGGTCGGGTGCGGTCGACATGCCCTCACGGTAGGACGAGCCGCCGACATCCATCCGGAGGCACACGGCGACTCCGTAGACTCGGAGCATGACCGTGCCTTCCCCCTACGCCGACCGTCTCAGCCGACTGCCTGTCGAGCGGCATGAGGTCGAGGTCGCCGACGGTGTGACGGCGTACTGGGTCTACGGGCCGCAGGATGCGGAGACGACCGTGATCGCCGTGCACGGTTTCCGGGGTGAGCACCATGGTCTCGAACCCGTGCTGGCCTTCCTCCCCGAGGCGCGGGTGATCGCTCCCGATCTGCCGGGGTTCGGCGCGACAGCGCCGCTGCCGGCCCGAACGCACGATCTCGATGCCTACGCCGCCTGGCTGACGGAGTTCGCGGCGAAGGTGGCACCAGGAGCGGTCATCCTCGGCCACTCCTTCGGCTCCATCGTCACGGCGGCGGCGGTCGCCGGTGGTCTGCGGACACCGCGCCTGATCCTGCTGAACCCGATCGGCGCCCCGGCGCTGGAAGGTCCGAAGGGGCTGATGACGCGGCTCGCCGTGCTCTACTACGCGCTCGGCGCTCGGCTGCCTGAACGCCTCGGCACCGCCCTGCTGCGCAATCGCGTGATCGTGCGAGTGATGAGCATCACGATGGCGAAGACCACCGATCCCGAGCTGCGCCGCTTCATCCACGACCAGCACGACACCTATTTCTCGCGGTTCTCCGACCGTGATGTACTGCGAGACGCGTTCGTCGCGAGCGTCTCGCACGACGTGCGGGAGTTCGCTCCGACGATCGATGTTCCCACGCTGCTCGTCGCCGCCGAGAGGGATGACATCACCCCGATCGAGGCGGAG
This window harbors:
- a CDS encoding alpha/beta fold hydrolase, translated to MTVPSPYADRLSRLPVERHEVEVADGVTAYWVYGPQDAETTVIAVHGFRGEHHGLEPVLAFLPEARVIAPDLPGFGATAPLPARTHDLDAYAAWLTEFAAKVAPGAVILGHSFGSIVTAAAVAGGLRTPRLILLNPIGAPALEGPKGLMTRLAVLYYALGARLPERLGTALLRNRVIVRVMSITMAKTTDPELRRFIHDQHDTYFSRFSDRDVLRDAFVASVSHDVREFAPTIDVPTLLVAAERDDITPIEAERALATLFPDASLVEIAHVGHLIHYETPAEAAGAIRRFLRIPVARGR